The Pyrenophora tritici-repentis strain M4 chromosome 10, whole genome shotgun sequence genome contains a region encoding:
- a CDS encoding zf-RING-2 multi-domain protein has translation MTLPTRSQFYRDYLQPLCILPGAPQYADISICVVCQEDFNEASYDMVSIQDCNHIFHRKCLIEWAESASPQRDACPSCRKTLFRYAPLTNRQRYEVMQEELEETFFAPDSRRRMQWRVVEEMSEMAAMFASEALHDQSRQILPGRGSVAHAQIQPFYRASIWSVDYVPEEPEFSRRPPLWYSDSQRPSTSPEHSPVPRASSEYSPRLPESEPEPHVPPPTSQIPVWSSAALPQVFIPTPTSRGHIGSLSQIPLYSVEEEPTHTPPTNPDNVTRLAHLQDFMTTNFTVSHVFCGVHTIQRIFDSYIIEFETGENHRVHGALGYVMARDTAIFYE, from the coding sequence ATGACGCTGCCAACTCGCAGTCAGTTCTACCGCGACTACCTCCAGCCCCTGTGCATCCTGCCCGGCGCGCCCCAGTACGCGGATATCAGCATCTGCGTCGTCTGCCAAGAGGACTTCAACGAAGCGTCCTATGACATGGTGTCGATCCAAGACTGCAATCATATTTTCCACCGCAAATGCCTCATCGAGTGGGCCGAGAGCGCGAGCCCGCAGCGCGACGCCTGTCCATCTTGCCGGAAGACGTTGTTTCGGTATGCGCCGTTGACAAATCGCCAGAGATATGAAGTGATGCAAGAAGAGCTCGAGGAAACGTTCTTTGCACCGGATTCTCGTCGCCGCATGCAGTGGAGGGTGGTGGAGGAAATGAGTGAGATGGCTGCGATGTTTGCCTCGGAGGCTTTGCACGATCAGTCGAGGCAGATTCTTCCAGGCCGTGGGAGCGTGGCGCATGCTCAAATACAACCGTTCTATCGGGCATCGATCTGGTCGGTCGACTATGTACCTGAGGAGCCCGAATTTTCACGACGCCCACCTTTGTGGTACAGCGATTCACAACGCCCATCTACGTCGCCCGAACATTCACCAGTCCCACGTGCGTCGTCTGAATATTCACCACGTTTACCTGAGTCGGAACCAGAGCCCCACGTTCCTCCTCCAACCTCACAAATTCCAGTCTGGTCTTCTGCTGCCTTGCCACAGGTCTTTATTCCAACGCCTACCTCAAGAGGTCACATAGGTTCACTTTCTCAGATACCCCTCTATTCGGTAGAGGAAGAGCCTACCCACACTCCCCCAACCAATCCCGACAATGTAACCCGACTGGCACATCTACAAGACTTCATGACCACCAACTTCACGGTCTCTCACGTGTTCTGCGGTGTCCACACTATACAGCGCATTTTTGATTCCTACATAATCGAGTTTGAGACGGGTGAGAATCATCGCGTACACGGTGCGTTGGGATATGTTATGGCTAGGGACACTGCAATATTTTACGAGTAG
- a CDS encoding Atrophin-1 domain containing protein, with protein sequence MPARHPANTSREIHVKIILKPNSTYNIHSITSIAYTGNTATLKSALGLEAHLKPGCIILPNPSYADAMVLKRSETATDGFVAEVIIPPAHRYHVVKVNDVREKGDAPGWTIVETTDALFEVGGGDYVVRRKNFGRSVIIENLGE encoded by the coding sequence ATGCCCGCCCGCCATCCCGCAAACACCTCCCGAGAAATCCACGTCAAAATCATCCTCAAACCCAACAGTACCTACAACATCCACTCCATCACATCCATCGCCTACACCGGCAATACCGCAACCCTCAAATCCGCCTTAGGTCTCGAAGCGCACCTCAAACCCGGTTGTATCATCCTCCCCAACCCCTCGTATGCAGATGCCATGGTGCTTAAGCGCAGCGAGACAGCCACCGATGGTTTCGTAGCAGAGGTGATCATCCCTCCCGCGCACCGCTATCACGTTGTCAAGGTGAATGATGTGCGGGAAAAGGGGGATGCGCCCGGTTGGACGATTGTGGAAACGACGGATGCGTTGTTTGAGGTTGGGGGTGGGGATTATGTTGTTAGGCGGAAGAATTTCGGGAGGAGTGTTATTATTGAGAATTTGGGTGAGTAG
- a CDS encoding Dimer-Tnp-hAT domain containing protein, which translates to MRLKITSLLTSAPPGLDRSPAYYAATCLHPYYKYYCENSWVDKPEWLTSANAGFLQLWQSYKPQRTRPLSQTTAKPRHRGIDDVIGALVRRNKAQVEAAHDDEYERWRTQEPEWTSEQYLSDGHPVKYWIQLRSKYPCLSQFAIDILTIPASSCDCERLFSELGDLLEPRRRALGSELLAALQLVRSWRRAGFDGLYNNGDDEDKWSDVKDEEIVQQYDIEGWTIYLNQQQYLETVLDKYGITLAKYKSKKIPAVDYEHLKPATPKDARIDSTQYSQIIGSLIYAMVFTRLDIAFVLGRLAQYMRDPVEMHGTALKNLMRYLRSTVKQKIRFGLGGDH; encoded by the exons atgcgcctgaagatcacctctttgttaacctccgcgccgcctgga ctcgatcgatcgccagcatactacgctgctacctgcctccatccatactacaaatactactgcgagaacagctgggtggataagccagaatggctaacatcagccaacgctggcttcctgcagctctggcagtcgtataagcctcaacgtacacgtcctctatctcaaacaactgcaaaaccaaggcatagaggaatagatgatgtgattggcgccctcgtacggcgcaacaaggctcaggtagaggctgcccacgacgatgagtacgagcgctggagaactcaagagccagagtggacaagcgaacagtatcttagcgatggccacccagtcaagtactggattcaattacgctcaaaatacccgtgtttaagccagtttgcgattgatatactcacgataccagcatctagttgcgactgcgagaggctctttagcgagcttggcgatttacttgagccgcgccggcgagctcttggcagcgagttacttgctgcccttcagcttgtacgttcgtggagacgagctggctttgacggcttgtacaacaacggtgatgatgaagataagtggagtgacgtcaaagatgaggagattgtacaacagtacgatatagaaggctgga CTATTTACCTTAATCAACAGCAGTACCTAGAGACAGTCCTAGATAAGTACGGTATCACCTTAGCAAAGTACAAGTCAAAGAAGATCCCTGCTGTAGACTACGAACACCTAAAGCCTGCTACTCCTAAAGACGCCAGAATCGACTCTACACAATATTCACAGATTATTGGAAGCTTAATATACGCAATGGTATTCACGAGACTAGACATTGCCTTTGTACTTGGACGACTAGCCCAGTACATGAGAGACCCTGTAGAGATGCACGGGACTGCGTTAAAGAATCTAATGAGATATCTACGGTCAACAGTAAAGCAGAAGATTCGCTTCGGTCTAGGAGGAGATCACTAA